The following are encoded together in the Pseudodesulfovibrio indicus genome:
- a CDS encoding Crp/Fnr family transcriptional regulator, whose translation MKKLDAVRDVIFFDGLPDDILERLAEIAVLKRYAKGETLFLADAEADGFYAPVSGRVKVFRTSPAGKEQILHIFGAGEAVGEVPVFEGGTFPAQCEAVEDCDALFFPRRDFRRILQEDPDLAMKMMAMLSQRMRSLVHKIDDLSLKETPARVAAHLLLLRSSTDSDTFRLDLPKGQIALYLGTIQETLSRILKRFSEDGLIAMSGREITVLDRDGLRDIAESGK comes from the coding sequence ATGAAAAAGCTGGACGCGGTTCGGGACGTGATCTTCTTTGACGGACTGCCCGACGACATCCTGGAACGGCTCGCGGAGATAGCGGTTCTGAAGCGGTACGCCAAGGGCGAGACCCTGTTCCTGGCCGACGCCGAAGCGGACGGCTTCTACGCCCCGGTCAGCGGACGGGTGAAGGTCTTTCGCACCTCCCCGGCCGGAAAGGAACAGATTCTCCACATCTTCGGCGCGGGCGAGGCCGTGGGCGAGGTACCGGTCTTCGAGGGCGGGACCTTCCCGGCCCAGTGCGAGGCCGTCGAGGACTGCGACGCCCTCTTCTTCCCCAGGCGGGACTTCCGCCGCATCCTCCAGGAGGACCCGGACCTGGCCATGAAGATGATGGCCATGCTCTCCCAGCGCATGCGCTCCCTGGTCCACAAGATCGACGACCTGAGCCTCAAGGAGACCCCGGCGCGGGTGGCCGCCCACCTGCTGCTCCTGCGCTCGTCCACGGATTCCGACACCTTCCGCCTGGACCTGCCCAAGGGGCAGATCGCCCTCTACCTCGGCACCATCCAGGAGACCCTGTCGCGCATCCTCAAGCGGTTCTCCGAGGACGGATTGATCGCCATGTCCGGCCGCGAGATCACCGTGCTGGACCGGGACGGGCTGCGGGACATCGCCGAGTCCGGCAAGTAG